The Capsicum annuum cultivar UCD-10X-F1 chromosome 1, UCD10Xv1.1, whole genome shotgun sequence sequence GTTTAGTTTACACTCTAAAAAAATTACTGTTTCGTCTGTCCATCTTTACTTAATACACTTTTTTTATCATGTATTGCTTCTTAATTCTTATATTAATAGAAAAgtggataaataaaaatagatgaagAGTATAAAAATATTAGTGGAGGGAGTAACATTAATGTCGTTTTTTTACACTAACAAAGCCTTATGCAATTATTAGATCCAAAATATATATCTTGGCTTTCCTCTCTTTCACTCATAACTTCATTTATGACTTTCAGACTTTCAGTACATCAACCTTTGGTGCATGCATTTACTACATTTTCCTCTCACCTAagctaaacaaaaagtaagagaaaTCATGGagtaattaaactaaaaaaaacaacTAAACTGAGATTAAGGATTAATTAGTGGCTCAATGGCTTGTTTAATTGTATATGTTATCTTTCAACTGCTTACCTGTCTTTCTGCAAACATTCACCGTTAATCCAAAGCTAAAGACTGTAACGCGTGTTCTTAACTCACAAACAAATCTAATTGTCCCAAATCGATGGTAAACACCTACTTCATAGAGTAAACCAATAAAAAGTAGCTTGGTGTACTAAAGTTTCCGCTAAGGTTTATTGTATGCAgtcttatcttgtatttttaCAAAAGCCTATTTTCATGACTTGAACTCGTAACCTTCAAAATCACATGGTTGCCCTTCGCATTCCTCATAATCGTCAATGTCACATGAACCTAGTCAACCTAAAAAGACACGATCAGCATGATTGCCCTTCGCATTCCTCATTATTACCAATGTCACATGAACCTAATCAATCTAAAAGACACGATCAACATGGTTGCCCTTCGCATTCCTCATTATCATCAATGTCACATGAAACTAGTCAACCTAAAAAAACACGATCAACATAATTGCCCTTTGCATTCCTCATTATCGTCAATATCACATGAATCTAGTCAACCTAAAAAGACACGGTCAGGTTCAAGACGAGCACGATGTTCATCAATAGAGTAAATCAACATTAAcaaaagaactcatcaaaagGATAGAACGGGTAAAGAAATATAGGGGTAAAtcagtaattaaaaaaaaaaggtcttCGCTAATCCCCATCACATGGTGTGGAAAACTAGCTTTACCTAATTTACTTTTATTCCCTAAAACAATGATTAGCTGTTCCCCAATAACATGATTAGCAATAAAGAAGAATTTTAAGACATTAAAATTTCGGCATCAATTTTAAAATAAGCTTATTCATATTTGATTGCGattaaaaaaagataactcaTCTTATAATTAGTTATATCGCGATTGTAATATTATACATTTTATCTCATTTTGAGGATagaataattaattcaaaataattaattcgAAGTAACTATTTTTCCACAAAATAGCCctaataaaagcaaaaaaaaatattccacTAGTTgcaaaaataaatagttttgtAGTAtgtaaaggaaaaacaatatcATTGCTTTTTTAAAATCTCTAAATAAAAAAGTTCAAGGAATGATTCCATGTAAACATTTATTCTTCTCCATGAAAACTAACATTTCATAATTGACTATTCTCACACTCCAAACATCTTGAGATTCACATgaaattaattttgtaatttctaTAAATTCACATGAATAAACTTTAAAAGACAAGACAAGAACCATTTGTCAAACTAGTATATAGTGGAACTTGAAAGTAATAAGTATTTAGGTCTTGAATTTGAGCTTTAGATAGTGGTAACATTAAATTTTTTACTATCGAATTTtacaatataaagaaataaatatataaagaaatcGAAGAGATTTCAATATCTATTGCACATTTTTAATcgtgtataaatatatatatatttttttttatcaaaaaagatTCATATAAAATCACTCGATCCTAACTGATTGAACCCCTAATTAGATCATATAAAATCACTTGATACTACCTGATTTGAAACCCTAACTAGATTCACATGAATCACTCGATTGATCCCTTAACCAGATTCATATAAATCACTCGATCCTACTCGATTGAAACCTTAACCAGATTCATATCGATTGATCCCTTAACGAGATTCATACTTCCTCCGTCCAATTTTACCcgttccaaattttctaatttggtgtttcattttatttgtctttttttacttatcaagacaagacaatttttttctctccatattttaccctttgcattaattactctttctttaaattaaaatgtaaacattatttaataggggtactatagtAAACTAATCatgctatttattatttttcttaatagctgtgcCATCCTAATTTGGGACAATTAAAATGGGACGAACGAAGTATAAATCACTCGATTGAAACCTTAACCACATTCACATAAGTCACTCGATCCTATCCAATTGAACCGTTAACTCTATTATGAAGTCACACTTGTTAGTGAGTACTCAACTCCATATATTGACTCAATATGAGATTTTGGACTTTCGagtatgaattttaatttaatcaaattttaatacAGATACTATAcattgaatataatttatttctttccagaaaaaaaaatacatgcaATTGTATTTATgggaaaatatttaaaagttgattaCAATCAAAGTCATGCCATTATATATGAAGAATTAATTTCACAGCTACCGACTTTGAGGATATTTGGAAACCAAAAGAAGCCATGCCAGTAAAGGCCCACACTTCCTTTAGTCCGCCTCTCCTTCTTATCACTAATAATAATCTACTATTATCTACTTCTCCATTTTTctctttaataaaaataataatttttgctctccctttttatttttatttttatttttatcatatagttttttaatcatttttgttcaCCAAAATTCTTCTTCTTTGGCTCATAAAACTGTCACCAAATCAATCTTTGAATCCAAAATTCATTTCTTTTCTTGCATTTTTAACCAagttggtgacacttaatagtaGTTTGTACTCAATGGGGTTGTTACAAATTTAGATTCTTGCATTCACTCTTAAGCTTTCTTCTGTTTTCTTTATTGTTGTTTGTCTTTCTCTCCACCTTCATTTCTAAAAAAGActactttatctttatttagCTTTTCtatgtttgtttgttttcatctGTTATTAAATTCACCGTCTTGGGTCTTTTCCTGTTTTTTCTTTCAGTTTTGAATCTTTTGCTTTGTGGGGTTTTCTTATTTTgttgattcttgaagttcttgggaaCTGTTACTTCAGATGGGGTTCTTTCAGTTGTGGGGTTTTGTAGAACTTTAGTTGAGTACTTGAGTGTGTTTCTTGTAGTAAAAAAGATGAGAACTTGTGTTGTGTTGAGAGTTTTAGTTACTGTTGGACTACTTTTTATTGTGATCTGTGATGCTTTTCCAGCAAATGAAGGTGTGTACTATTAATTTAAGCTCAGATCTTAGTTTTTTGATTGATCATTTCGTGTTACAATGCAAGGTGTTATGCAATGTTGTTTAGGAAAGATCTTGTATCTTCTTGTTTTTGAGATACTTGCTGCATTTTGCTGTCATATATACATCTTTTCGtggattcttgaagctcttggaaACTGTTTGTGCAGATGGGGTTCTTTTAGTTCTGGGATTTTGTAGAACTTTAGTTGTGTACTTGAGAGTGTTTAATTGTACTTGAGAGTGTTTAATTTCTCGTGGTGAGGAAAAGAAGATGAGAACTTGTGTTTTATTGAGAGTTTTAGTTAGTGTTGGACTACTATTTGTTGTGATCTGTGATGCTTTTCCATCAAATGAAGGTGTGTGCTAACAACTCAAGCTCAGATCTTGATGTAGttattgttttaaaatttcaaatttttgtgtTTTAGTTGATCATATTATATAGTGTTATAATGCAAGGTGTTGTGTAATGTTGTTTAGGAAAGATCTTGTACTTTCTTGTTTTTGAGTTACTTGCTGCATTTTGCTGTCATATTTTCTTGCTACCATGCttcaaattcttttcttttctgtcGAGCCGATGGTCGAGACAGCCTCTCTACCTCGCAAAGGTAGGAGTAAGGTCTACATCCTACCCTACTGCAGATCCACTTGTGGGATTAGACTGgctgtgttgttgttgttgtagatacTTGTTGCATTCTATAAGAGTGTAATTCAAAGATTAGGTAGTTTGTTCTGATTGGAACTGATTTGGGGACTATTTGTGATACAGTTTATGCTCTCAATACTTTCAAGGAAGCTATATATGAAGACCCTCATCTGGTTTTGTCAAATTGGAATGCCTTAGATTCAGCTCCTTGTGGTTGGGCTGGAATCTTTTGTTCTATGGCTCAAGATCATGTCATAAAAATGTTAGTTATTGTCTTCAATTTTTATGTCCTATGCATCGATAGGTTGTTTGATTAATGATTTTTCTCAACTAAAATGCAATCTAGTGGATTTTTTATGGACTCAAGTCTAGTGTAAATGAGCCTCTAATTCACATTTCCACTGGTTCGTGTGACAGTAACATTTCTGGCGCTTCGTTGAAGGGATTTCTTTCACCCAACTTGCATCTACTCTCCTCTTTGCAAGAACTGTAAGTTATTTTAATAGATTTATAACAATACATAGTTCTGATTGTTCGTTTGAGTGGTTTGTAGAAGCTTATGTAATGGCACTATGCAGAATTTTGCATGGAAATCTGCTAATTGGTACAATTCCTAAGGAGATTGGCCTGTTGAAAAACCTGAAGGTCTTGGATTTGGGTGCTAATCAGTTAACAGGACCAATTCCTCCCCAACTTGGCAATTTGGCAAACATTATGAAAATGTTAGTCGAACTCGAATTTAGTAGGTTTATTTGTACTTGCCTTTATCAGTCTTTGTTGAAGCTCCCTTACTTTTCTAACTTGAATGTGTCTCTGCAGAAACTTACAATCTAATGGATTAATGGGGAAATTGCCTGCTGAGCTTGGTAATTTGAAATACCTTGAGGAACTTCGGTTGGACAGGAACAAACTCCAAGGACTAGTGCCTGCTAATAATGGATCAGATTTTACCTCCAGTGTTCATGGAATGTGAGTGAATTAGCTACTTCTtgtactttttctttttccttttgaattTTCTGGTATGTGGAATGGGAGTAGCACATGATTCTCTGTTTACTTGCAAATATTGTTAGTCTTTCTTAGAGCATTTCCGTCTAAGCCCTCTAGTTTTGTGAGAGACATTTCAAGATTGAGTGACCAAAGAACCTAATTTTCTGATCTTCTGATTACGCCAGTCAATTATCTGGTATGATGATGACAGAGTTCAAGAAGTGGTGCTCACAGATTGAAGTTTATTCTTTCTGTCAGCATTGTTTGATAAGTGCTACCTGCAGATTGACACGCATTGATGTTTTACTTGAATCTAGTGTAGCATATTCAGTGTCAGCATAGAAATATCACATATTTCACGTGTGGGGAGTGGGGACTAATCAGTGTTGTTTGATGGGAGCATGGGAGAATTGGAAGACTCCAATGGAGTGTGTTTTTGCCATAACCTTTAATATTTGACAATGAGAGCCATGTTACAGCATACACAATGCATGTTTCAAAGTTTAACGATGATGTTCTTGGAAATGATCTGTATTTCTCTGAAGAAAAATGAGTTAGAACTGTTTGGTGTAGCCTTATGTCCATCACGTGTATCTTTATCTAACAATTGGTTTCTTATTTTCGTTTCTTTAGGTATGCCTCTGGTGCCAGCCCTATGGGTTTTTGTCGCACATCCCAGCTCAAGGTTGCTGATTTCTCGTTCAACTTTCTTATTGGAAGCATTCCAAAGTGTTTGGGTTACCTTCCAAAGTCAGTTCTTAACTCTGCGCCACGATTCTTGTTTTACCTTATCTTCTCTTTTCCTGACAGTCTGTTATTTTCATTGCTGTAAATGTGATGCTCTACAAGTGTCGTTTCTCTTACATTTTCTGTTTCTTAATGCCTGTTATTTTGTGTTTCCATAGATCTAGCTTTCAAGGGAACTGCCTTCAGCACAAAGATCCGAAGCAGCGCGCTGCTGCTCTATGTGGTAAGAAATGCTACTCGAGCTTTACGATGAAGCCAGTAAACATCTAGGAAAATTGATTTCTCAACCTTTTTCTTTTAACAGTTACAGTCAAAAAGGTATATTTATTATAGTAAGACTGAACTGGTTGTTTTGACATCACATTATAGGTGGTACTCCACCTCCCACTAACCATGCATCAGCAATCAAGAACAAGCACCCTGTTGCAGAGCCGAGACATCAGGCTGCTTCATCTTCTTCCAAGCCCACTTGGCTTGTGGCTTTAGAAGTGGTAACAGCAGTTATGGTGGGATCTCTCTTCATCGTGGGTCTTGTGACCGGCCTTCAGAAGCTTAAGAATAAGTCCTCCATCATACCTTGGAAGAAATCAGGAAGTGACAAAGATCATATGACAATTTATGTAGGTTAGTAGTACTATCATGCACTTGAACTTTGTTTTTGTAGTACTTTCAAAAGCATTGAGCCAAATATCGTTTCTGTTTACTGATGATATTCTTTTTAGATACCGGTATGCTGAAAGATGTCGTAAGATACAGCAGACAAGAACTTGAGGTAGCTTGTGAAGACTTCAGCAACATCATTGGATCTTCACCAGATAGCGTAGTTTACAAAGGAACCATGAAAGGTGGACCTGAAATCGCTGTAATTTCTCTTTGCGTCAAAGAAGATCACTGGACAGCCTATCTTGAACTTTATTTTCAGAAAGAGGTGAGACTTGATTCTTTCTTCATCACCACTATTTAGCTCTCATATGCAATGGAAAAGATCCAAAAGTTTGCATCTTAAGTTCCATGCtctaacttctgtttatttaccttAGGTGGCAGAATTGGCCAGAATAAATCACGAGAATGCTGGGAAACTTCTAGGATATTGCAGAGAGAGTAGTCCCTTTACGAGGATGTTGGTGTTTGAATATGCATCTAATGGGACATTATATGAACACCTTCATTGTGAGTAAAGTGGATTAGTTTTTCTGGTGCACTTCAGTATATGTTTTCAAGGCGAATTCCTGACTCTTTAAATGTATCATAGATGGGGAAGGATGCCAACTATCTTGGACACGCCGGATGAAAATAGTTATTGGCATCGCTAAGGGACTGACGTATTTCCATTCAGAACTTGACCCTCCATTTACTATATCAGAACTAAATTCAAATTCTGTATATCTCACAGAGGATTTTTCTCCTAAGGTAAAACAAAAGACCATTATATATCATGACGTACAAAACAGTGCTAAACGCGTACCCATTATGCTCTTAAGCAGTCACAAGAACTTGGGCATTTATAATTGTCTTCTCAAAGCTCATTTTATTTGGTGCAGCTTGTTGATTTTGAAAGTTGGAAGTCGATAATTTCCAGATCAGAAAAGAACTCCGGTGCTATCAGTAGTGAAGGAGCCATATGTGTCCTTCCAAATACTCTAGAGAGCCGTCATCTTGACGTCCAGGGTAACATTTATGCATTTGGAGTATTGCTACTGGAAATAATCAGTGGGAGGCCTCCATATTGCAAAGATAAAGGGTGCTTAATAGATTGGGTAAGCATTTCTTTTCAAGCGAAAAGTTTTTAAATGTTATGGACTTCCGCGGTAGAACAAGTTTGTAAACGCGTTGGCAGAACCTGAATTTGACCTTTTACATGCAGGCTAAGGAATTCCTTGAAGTGCCTGAGGTATTATCCTGCGTGGTTGATCCGGAGTTGAAACATTTCAAACAGGAAGACCTCAAGGTGATATGTGAGGTGATCAACCTTTGCATCCACCCGAGTACTAGTAGGAGGACTTCCATGAAGGACCTGTGTGCTATCTTGGAGAGCAACATCGACACTTCTATCACTGCGGAGCTCAAGGCATCTTCTTTGGCGTGGGCTGAGCTTGCGCTTTCATCCTAACTGACTGAAAGCTAACAGTATATATATCAGAAATATGTAGTTGTCTACCCCTTTCACCCTTTTTTGACCTCTCGGTTTTCGTTCCCAATGTGTTCTGGAGTGATGGTTGGTTGATTTCATGTAAATGTTGAGTCTCTAGGAAAAAGTAGAGTTGTAAGAGATTCTACTGTTGATTCTTTGTAAGCAAGTGGTGCTTTATTAAAATGAATGAGTGTTCATAGTGTGATGAGGCACCATATGACAGAAAAATTACCAcattttttaagtttaaaaatgTACTGCtttggggtcgtttggttgggaaagagaGTTATCTCGGGTTTAATTATCCCACCATGAAGGGATAATTGTGGGATAAATAATTCATGTACTAGCTAATACGTCACACCAAACATCAAACATGAGATAATATAGTCCTTCATTTTAGAAACTGTTCATTTTACATCAAACGGAAATGAAACTAGTCATTTTACATCAAATGATTCCCAAGAGCCTCGGCTCAAAATgaattgttttattttgaaactattcATCTCTTATATACCTTACATCAAACGATTCCGAAGAGTCTCGGCTCAAAATGAATCTTGGGTTGAACTCAACTTTAAAAGAAGTAAAAATGACATAAATATCAACCTTTGGGTTGAACTCAACTTTAAAAGAAGTAAAAATGACATAAATATCAACCTTTGGGTTGAACTCAACTTTAAAagaagtataaataacataaatatcaacttttttggaagtaattatactctctcccatttttttaactactttactctctccctattaatacacataacatagccgacatagacatagcattctgtgtctatgttgagatttttataatatgtttaagaagttgaaatttttataatatgtttaagaagttgaaatttttcataatattgaaaacataagttgtgtatttgtgtagtTTTTAGTTAAAAGAAATGTAATGAATGGAAGGAAGTCCACTTAACCTAAGGGCCatttgcctttttattttttgggctTAATATATACTAGAGTTAAACCCAATTAATGTAGTTGAGCCCAACCATCTAACGAGTCTCAAAGGATCTTGGGTGTAAACTCAATTCCAAAAGAAATGTGATAATGGAATGAAGCCCACTTAACACAAGGGCCATTGGGTGTAAACCCAATTCCAAAAGAAATGTGATAATGGAATGAAGCCCACTTAAGACATGGGCCATGTGCCCTCTTATTTCTTGGGCTTAGTATACTTGAATCGAGTCCAATTTACATAGTCGAGTCCAACCACCTAACAAGTCTCAACTCAAAATGGATTTTGGGTGTAGCTTAACCTCAAACAAATCGTAATGATGGAACAAAGCCCACTTAACATAAGGGCCATTTGCCTTCTTATTTCTATGGCTTAATATACTTGAATCGAGTCCAATTTACATAGTCGAGCCCA is a genomic window containing:
- the LOC107856549 gene encoding probable LRR receptor-like serine/threonine-protein kinase At1g63430, producing MRTCVVLRVLVTVGLLFIVICDAFPANEVYALNTFKEAIYEDPHLVLSNWNALDSAPCGWAGIFCSMAQDHVIKINISGASLKGFLSPNLHLLSSLQELILHGNLLIGTIPKEIGLLKNLKVLDLGANQLTGPIPPQLGNLANIMKINLQSNGLMGKLPAELGNLKYLEELRLDRNKLQGLVPANNGSDFTSSVHGMYASGASPMGFCRTSQLKVADFSFNFLIGSIPKCLGYLPKSSFQGNCLQHKDPKQRAAALCGGTPPPTNHASAIKNKHPVAEPRHQAASSSSKPTWLVALEVVTAVMVGSLFIVGLVTGLQKLKNKSSIIPWKKSGSDKDHMTIYVDTGMLKDVVRYSRQELEVACEDFSNIIGSSPDSVVYKGTMKGGPEIAVISLCVKEDHWTAYLELYFQKEVAELARINHENAGKLLGYCRESSPFTRMLVFEYASNGTLYEHLHYGEGCQLSWTRRMKIVIGIAKGLTYFHSELDPPFTISELNSNSVYLTEDFSPKLVDFESWKSIISRSEKNSGAISSEGAICVLPNTLESRHLDVQGNIYAFGVLLLEIISGRPPYCKDKGCLIDWAKEFLEVPEVLSCVVDPELKHFKQEDLKVICEVINLCIHPSTSRRTSMKDLCAILESNIDTSITAELKASSLAWAELALSS